From Oryza sativa Japonica Group chromosome 4, ASM3414082v1, one genomic window encodes:
- the LOC4336389 gene encoding beta-glucosidase 16 precursor — translation MAVAAATRIAVVVVVLALAVLAPAARGLRRDDFPPGFLFGAATSAYQIEGAYLDDNKGLNNWDVFTHTQAGRISDGRNGDVADDHYHRYTEDVDILHNLGVNSYRFSISWARILPRGRLGGVNSAGIAFYNRLINALLQKGIQPFVTLNHFDIPHELETRYGGWLGAAIREEFEYYSDVCFNAFGDRVRFWTTFNEPNLSTRHQYILGEFPPNHCSPPFGNCSSGDSRREPYAAAHNILLSHAAAVHNYKTNYQAKQGGSIGIVIAVKWYEPLTNSTEDVRAARRALAFEVDWFLDPIFFGDYPREMREILSSNLPKFTPEEKKLLQNNKVDFIGINHYTAIYAKDCIYSPCTLDTYEGNALVYAIGRRNGKIIGKPTALHGYFVVPEAMEKVVMYVNDRYRNTTIYITENGYSQHSDTSMEDLINDVERVNYMHDYLKYLSSAIRKGANVGGYFAWSIVDNFEWVYGYTVKFGLYQVDFDTQERIPRMSAKWYRDFLTSSSLTDGLQVRSRRADS, via the exons atggccgtggcggcggcgacgcgcattgcggtggtggtggtggtcttgGCGCTGGCGGTtctcgcgccggccgcgcgcgggcTCCGCCGAGACGACTTCCCGCCGGGGTTCCTCTTCGGCGCCGCGACGTCCGCTTACCAG ATTGAGGGCGCATACTTGGACGACAACAAGGGGCTCAACAATTGGGATGTCTTCACCCACACGCAGG CTGGACGAATCTCAGATGGACGCAATGGGGACGTAGCGGACGACCACTACCATCGGTACACG GAAGATGTGGATATCCTGCATAACTTGGGTGTCAATTCCTACAGATTCTCGATTTCGTGGGCGAGAATTCTACCAA GAGGCCGGCTTGGAGGAGTTAATTCAGCAGGAATTGCCTTCTACAACCGTCTGATCAACGCACTCCTTCAGAAAG GCATACAACCATTCGTGACTCTGAATCATTTCGACATTCCGCACGAACTGGAGACCCGGTACGGCGGCTGGTTAGGCGCTGCAATCCG GGAGGAGTTTGAGTACTACTCGGACGTCTGCTTCAATGCGTTCGGCGATCGGGTCAGGTTCTGGACGACGTTCAACGAGCCGAACCTGTCCACCAGGCACCAGTACATTCTGGGAGAGTTCCCTCCGAACCACTGCTCCCCGCCGTTCGGCAACTGCAGCAGTGGCGACTCGCGCCGGGAGCCGTACGCCGCGGCGCACAACATCCtgctctcccacgccgccgccgtccacaaCTACAAGACGAATTATCAG GCAAAGCAAGGCGGCTCGATCGGGATCGTGATCGCGGTGAAATGGTACGAGCCGCTGACGAATTCCACGGAGGATGTTCGGGCGGCACGGCGTGCGCTGGCCTTCGAGGTGGATTG GTTTTTGGATCCAATATTCTTTGGTGATTACCctagagaaatgagagagatcTTATCATCAAATTTGCCAAAGTTTACCCCAGAAGAGAAAAAACTACTGCAGAATAACAAGGTTGATTTCATTGGGATAAATCATTACACAGCAATTTACGCAAAGGATTGCATCTATTCTCCGTGCACGCTTGACACTTACGAGGGGAATGCTCTCGTATACGCCATTGGTAGAAGAAACGGCAAAATAATTGGCAAACCC ACTGCACTTCATGGGTACTTTGTCGTCCCAGAAGCCATGGAAAAGGTTGTCATGTACGTCAATGATAGATATAGAAACACAACTATCTACATTACTGAGAACG GCTACTCACAACACAGCGATACCAGCATGGAAGACTTGATCAACGACGTCGAAAGAGTCAACTACATGCATGATTACCTCAAGTATCTCTCTTCAGCAATCAG GAAGGGAGCAAACGTAGGGGGCTACTTCGCGTGGTCAATCGTGGACAATTTTGAGTGGGTTTATGGTTACACCGTCAAGTTTGGGTTGTACCAAGTGGATTTCGACACGCAGGAAAGGATTCCAAGGATGTCTGCCAAGTGGTATAGAGATTTCCTCACGAGCTCCAGTCTTACAGACGGTCTCCAAGTGCGGTCACGTAGAGCAGATTCGTGA
- the LOC4336389 gene encoding beta-glucosidase 16 isoform X1 gives MAVAAATRIAVVVVVLALAVLAPAARGLRRDDFPPGFLFGAATSAYQIEGAYLDDNKGLNNWDVFTHTQAGRISDGRNGDVADDHYHRYTEDVDILHNLGVNSYRFSISWARILPRGRLGGVNSAGIAFYNRLINALLQKGIQPFVTLNHFDIPHELETRYGGWLGAAIRYTYMAKLISSSVVLSPQLQLKLNPVYVHMHVFREEFEYYSDVCFNAFGDRVRFWTTFNEPNLSTRHQYILGEFPPNHCSPPFGNCSSGDSRREPYAAAHNILLSHAAAVHNYKTNYQAKQGGSIGIVIAVKWYEPLTNSTEDVRAARRALAFEVDWFLDPIFFGDYPREMREILSSNLPKFTPEEKKLLQNNKVDFIGINHYTAIYAKDCIYSPCTLDTYEGNALVYAIGRRNGKIIGKPTALHGYFVVPEAMEKVVMYVNDRYRNTTIYITENGYSQHSDTSMEDLINDVERVNYMHDYLKYLSSAIRKGANVGGYFAWSIVDNFEWVYGYTVKFGLYQVDFDTQERIPRMSAKWYRDFLTSSSLTDGLQVRSRRADS, from the exons atggccgtggcggcggcgacgcgcattgcggtggtggtggtggtcttgGCGCTGGCGGTtctcgcgccggccgcgcgcgggcTCCGCCGAGACGACTTCCCGCCGGGGTTCCTCTTCGGCGCCGCGACGTCCGCTTACCAG ATTGAGGGCGCATACTTGGACGACAACAAGGGGCTCAACAATTGGGATGTCTTCACCCACACGCAGG CTGGACGAATCTCAGATGGACGCAATGGGGACGTAGCGGACGACCACTACCATCGGTACACG GAAGATGTGGATATCCTGCATAACTTGGGTGTCAATTCCTACAGATTCTCGATTTCGTGGGCGAGAATTCTACCAA GAGGCCGGCTTGGAGGAGTTAATTCAGCAGGAATTGCCTTCTACAACCGTCTGATCAACGCACTCCTTCAGAAAG GCATACAACCATTCGTGACTCTGAATCATTTCGACATTCCGCACGAACTGGAGACCCGGTACGGCGGCTGGTTAGGCGCTGCAATCCGGTATACATACATGGCCAAGTTAATTTCCTCTTCTGTGGTTCTGTCGCCTCAGCTTCAGCTTAAGCTTAATCCCGTGTATGTACATATGCATGTTTTCAGGGAGGAGTTTGAGTACTACTCGGACGTCTGCTTCAATGCGTTCGGCGATCGGGTCAGGTTCTGGACGACGTTCAACGAGCCGAACCTGTCCACCAGGCACCAGTACATTCTGGGAGAGTTCCCTCCGAACCACTGCTCCCCGCCGTTCGGCAACTGCAGCAGTGGCGACTCGCGCCGGGAGCCGTACGCCGCGGCGCACAACATCCtgctctcccacgccgccgccgtccacaaCTACAAGACGAATTATCAG GCAAAGCAAGGCGGCTCGATCGGGATCGTGATCGCGGTGAAATGGTACGAGCCGCTGACGAATTCCACGGAGGATGTTCGGGCGGCACGGCGTGCGCTGGCCTTCGAGGTGGATTG GTTTTTGGATCCAATATTCTTTGGTGATTACCctagagaaatgagagagatcTTATCATCAAATTTGCCAAAGTTTACCCCAGAAGAGAAAAAACTACTGCAGAATAACAAGGTTGATTTCATTGGGATAAATCATTACACAGCAATTTACGCAAAGGATTGCATCTATTCTCCGTGCACGCTTGACACTTACGAGGGGAATGCTCTCGTATACGCCATTGGTAGAAGAAACGGCAAAATAATTGGCAAACCC ACTGCACTTCATGGGTACTTTGTCGTCCCAGAAGCCATGGAAAAGGTTGTCATGTACGTCAATGATAGATATAGAAACACAACTATCTACATTACTGAGAACG GCTACTCACAACACAGCGATACCAGCATGGAAGACTTGATCAACGACGTCGAAAGAGTCAACTACATGCATGATTACCTCAAGTATCTCTCTTCAGCAATCAG GAAGGGAGCAAACGTAGGGGGCTACTTCGCGTGGTCAATCGTGGACAATTTTGAGTGGGTTTATGGTTACACCGTCAAGTTTGGGTTGTACCAAGTGGATTTCGACACGCAGGAAAGGATTCCAAGGATGTCTGCCAAGTGGTATAGAGATTTCCTCACGAGCTCCAGTCTTACAGACGGTCTCCAAGTGCGGTCACGTAGAGCAGATTCGTGA
- the LOC4336389 gene encoding beta-glucosidase 16 isoform X2, with product MAVAAATRIAVVVVVLALAVLAPAARGLRRDDFPPGFLFGAATSAYQIEGAYLDDNKGLNNWDVFTHTQAGRISDGRNGDVADDHYHRYTEDVDILHNLGVNSYRFSISWARILPSISRTVHAVLVLRGRLGGVNSAGIAFYNRLINALLQKGIQPFVTLNHFDIPHELETRYGGWLGAAIREEFEYYSDVCFNAFGDRVRFWTTFNEPNLSTRHQYILGEFPPNHCSPPFGNCSSGDSRREPYAAAHNILLSHAAAVHNYKTNYQAKQGGSIGIVIAVKWYEPLTNSTEDVRAARRALAFEVDWFLDPIFFGDYPREMREILSSNLPKFTPEEKKLLQNNKVDFIGINHYTAIYAKDCIYSPCTLDTYEGNALVYAIGRRNGKIIGKPTALHGYFVVPEAMEKVVMYVNDRYRNTTIYITENGYSQHSDTSMEDLINDVERVNYMHDYLKYLSSAIRKGANVGGYFAWSIVDNFEWVYGYTVKFGLYQVDFDTQERIPRMSAKWYRDFLTSSSLTDGLQVRSRRADS from the exons atggccgtggcggcggcgacgcgcattgcggtggtggtggtggtcttgGCGCTGGCGGTtctcgcgccggccgcgcgcgggcTCCGCCGAGACGACTTCCCGCCGGGGTTCCTCTTCGGCGCCGCGACGTCCGCTTACCAG ATTGAGGGCGCATACTTGGACGACAACAAGGGGCTCAACAATTGGGATGTCTTCACCCACACGCAGG CTGGACGAATCTCAGATGGACGCAATGGGGACGTAGCGGACGACCACTACCATCGGTACACG GAAGATGTGGATATCCTGCATAACTTGGGTGTCAATTCCTACAGATTCTCGATTTCGTGGGCGAGAATTCTACCAAGTATTTCAAGAACTGTACATGCAGTGCTTGTTTTAA GAGGCCGGCTTGGAGGAGTTAATTCAGCAGGAATTGCCTTCTACAACCGTCTGATCAACGCACTCCTTCAGAAAG GCATACAACCATTCGTGACTCTGAATCATTTCGACATTCCGCACGAACTGGAGACCCGGTACGGCGGCTGGTTAGGCGCTGCAATCCG GGAGGAGTTTGAGTACTACTCGGACGTCTGCTTCAATGCGTTCGGCGATCGGGTCAGGTTCTGGACGACGTTCAACGAGCCGAACCTGTCCACCAGGCACCAGTACATTCTGGGAGAGTTCCCTCCGAACCACTGCTCCCCGCCGTTCGGCAACTGCAGCAGTGGCGACTCGCGCCGGGAGCCGTACGCCGCGGCGCACAACATCCtgctctcccacgccgccgccgtccacaaCTACAAGACGAATTATCAG GCAAAGCAAGGCGGCTCGATCGGGATCGTGATCGCGGTGAAATGGTACGAGCCGCTGACGAATTCCACGGAGGATGTTCGGGCGGCACGGCGTGCGCTGGCCTTCGAGGTGGATTG GTTTTTGGATCCAATATTCTTTGGTGATTACCctagagaaatgagagagatcTTATCATCAAATTTGCCAAAGTTTACCCCAGAAGAGAAAAAACTACTGCAGAATAACAAGGTTGATTTCATTGGGATAAATCATTACACAGCAATTTACGCAAAGGATTGCATCTATTCTCCGTGCACGCTTGACACTTACGAGGGGAATGCTCTCGTATACGCCATTGGTAGAAGAAACGGCAAAATAATTGGCAAACCC ACTGCACTTCATGGGTACTTTGTCGTCCCAGAAGCCATGGAAAAGGTTGTCATGTACGTCAATGATAGATATAGAAACACAACTATCTACATTACTGAGAACG GCTACTCACAACACAGCGATACCAGCATGGAAGACTTGATCAACGACGTCGAAAGAGTCAACTACATGCATGATTACCTCAAGTATCTCTCTTCAGCAATCAG GAAGGGAGCAAACGTAGGGGGCTACTTCGCGTGGTCAATCGTGGACAATTTTGAGTGGGTTTATGGTTACACCGTCAAGTTTGGGTTGTACCAAGTGGATTTCGACACGCAGGAAAGGATTCCAAGGATGTCTGCCAAGTGGTATAGAGATTTCCTCACGAGCTCCAGTCTTACAGACGGTCTCCAAGTGCGGTCACGTAGAGCAGATTCGTGA